In Nocardia asteroides, the following proteins share a genomic window:
- a CDS encoding TetR/AcrR family transcriptional regulator has product MPAPTTVELLWGTAQRPKRGPKPALTLAGIVAEAIALVDAEGLAALSMQRLAERLGFTKMSLYRYVPGKEQLTALMLDTAMGEAPRLDGASWRSGLRQWIEAIFARYRAHPWTIELTLGIRPLGPNEMGWTEAAVAALAGTGLTGPERLDTIVLLNGHARSLAQQVESVGDGDGAIQFAEQFTAMMAAAGGRFPAVEAAFAEEAAAVGAGAAPGAAFDYGVDRILDGLAVLIDRRATSG; this is encoded by the coding sequence ATGCCAGCGCCGACCACCGTCGAACTGCTCTGGGGCACCGCCCAGCGGCCCAAGCGCGGCCCGAAACCCGCCCTCACGCTGGCGGGCATCGTCGCCGAGGCGATCGCGCTGGTGGACGCGGAGGGACTGGCCGCGCTGTCGATGCAGCGGCTGGCCGAGCGGCTCGGCTTCACCAAGATGTCGCTGTACCGGTACGTGCCGGGCAAGGAGCAGCTCACCGCGCTGATGCTGGACACGGCGATGGGGGAGGCGCCGCGACTGGACGGCGCGTCCTGGCGCAGTGGACTGCGGCAGTGGATCGAGGCGATCTTCGCGCGCTACCGGGCCCACCCGTGGACCATCGAGCTCACCCTCGGGATCCGGCCGCTGGGTCCGAACGAGATGGGCTGGACCGAGGCGGCCGTCGCCGCGCTGGCGGGCACCGGCCTCACCGGTCCCGAACGGCTCGACACCATCGTGTTGCTCAACGGGCACGCCCGCAGCCTGGCCCAGCAGGTCGAATCGGTCGGCGACGGCGACGGTGCCATCCAGTTCGCCGAGCAGTTCACCGCCATGATGGCCGCGGCCGGTGGCCGGTTCCCCGCCGTCGAGGCGGCCTTCGCCGAGGAGGCGGCGGCCGTCGGCGCGGGCGCGGCACCCGGCGCGGCCTTCGACTACGGCGTCGACCGGATCCTGGACGGGCTCGCCGTGCTCATCGACCGGCGTGCTACGAGTGGGTAG
- a CDS encoding acyl-ACP desaturase, with protein sequence MQKTLTDRELLDSLADVVETNLARHTEVAEGWQPHEFVPWADGRNFAFLGGTDWTPEQSELSETAKLALTVSVLVADNLPSYHRELGKHLRTGPWWRWVGRWTAEENRHEILIRNYLMVTRAVDPVALERARMAHMTDGFNRPPLHLIEVLTTCALEEQAAAIRHRNTAALGENPIVTAIAEKLAADDALQADFFAALVAAALDLVPDQAVRAIADQVATFRVPQVELPGGGSSDEALAEAGIYDRAKEGELVFGPLLKRWNIFTRTDFSEEGEKARAELAHLA encoded by the coding sequence GTGCAGAAAACTTTGACCGACCGCGAGCTGCTGGACTCGCTCGCGGATGTGGTGGAAACCAACCTGGCTCGGCACACCGAGGTGGCCGAGGGCTGGCAGCCGCACGAGTTCGTGCCGTGGGCCGACGGGCGCAACTTCGCCTTCCTCGGCGGCACCGACTGGACCCCCGAGCAGTCCGAGCTGAGCGAGACCGCCAAGCTCGCGCTGACGGTGAGCGTCCTGGTCGCCGACAACCTGCCGTCCTACCACCGGGAACTCGGCAAGCATCTGCGCACCGGTCCGTGGTGGCGCTGGGTCGGCCGGTGGACGGCCGAGGAGAACCGCCACGAGATCCTCATCCGCAACTACCTGATGGTGACCCGCGCGGTGGATCCGGTGGCCCTGGAACGGGCTCGCATGGCGCACATGACCGACGGCTTCAACCGTCCCCCGCTGCACCTGATCGAGGTGCTCACCACCTGCGCCCTCGAGGAGCAGGCCGCCGCCATCCGGCACCGCAACACCGCCGCCCTCGGCGAGAACCCGATCGTCACCGCCATCGCCGAGAAGCTGGCCGCCGACGACGCGCTGCAGGCCGACTTCTTCGCCGCCCTCGTCGCCGCCGCCCTCGATCTGGTCCCCGACCAGGCCGTGCGGGCCATCGCCGACCAGGTCGCGACCTTCCGTGTCCCGCAGGTGGAGCTGCCCGGCGGCGGCTCCAGCGACGAGGCCCTGGCCGAGGCCGGCATCTACGACCGGGCCAAGGAAGGCGAGCTGGTGTTCGGGCCGCTGCTGAAGCGCTGGAACATCTTCACCCGCACCGACTTCAGTGAGGAAGGCGAGAAGGCCCGCGCCGAACTGGCGCACCTGGCCTGA
- a CDS encoding limonene-1,2-epoxide hydrolase family protein: protein MTDQPELPENAVTVVREFFAAFAVDAVDEALELLDPAIVWKNTGLPTLRGKQRVAQVLRGLERPAFGFWAEIHHIAADGPIVLTDRTDYLRAGPVRIGFWVTGTFEVREGRIVLWDDHFSMGNVARGTVVGAARAVLRR, encoded by the coding sequence ATGACCGACCAACCGGAGCTGCCGGAGAACGCCGTCACCGTCGTGCGGGAGTTCTTCGCCGCGTTCGCCGTCGACGCCGTCGACGAGGCGCTCGAGCTGCTCGACCCGGCGATCGTCTGGAAGAACACCGGCCTGCCGACCCTGCGCGGCAAGCAGCGGGTCGCCCAGGTGTTGCGCGGCCTGGAACGGCCCGCGTTCGGCTTCTGGGCCGAGATCCACCACATCGCGGCCGACGGCCCCATCGTGCTCACCGACCGCACCGACTACCTGCGGGCCGGACCGGTCCGGATCGGCTTCTGGGTCACCGGCACCTTCGAGGTGCGCGAGGGCCGGATCGTGCTGTGGGACGACCACTTCAGCATGGGCAACGTGGCGCGCGGCACCGTCGTCGGTGCGGCGCGGGCGGTGCTGCGCCGCTGA
- a CDS encoding LGFP repeat-containing protein — protein MNHFARRTAAGGAAVLAAAGLLLAAGCSDEDQDKAKDTVGSVTSAMGGAGSTTTTGMGGMTTTPDADESGTGTATPTTSATAAGESTTISTPNGDITVSGEVYKKYVAAGGATSPLGAPEEAQEAGPNGGQYQDFEGGTIYWSSDSGAHIVWGDIRETWEDEGGANGPLGYPTSDETNTANGGKQSEFTGGTIVWVNGETTVTKK, from the coding sequence ATGAACCACTTCGCTCGACGTACTGCCGCTGGAGGCGCCGCGGTCCTCGCCGCGGCCGGTCTGCTGCTCGCCGCGGGCTGCAGCGACGAAGATCAGGACAAGGCCAAGGACACCGTCGGCTCGGTGACCTCGGCCATGGGCGGGGCCGGCTCGACCACCACCACCGGTATGGGCGGCATGACCACCACACCCGACGCCGACGAGAGCGGCACCGGCACGGCCACCCCCACCACCAGCGCGACGGCCGCCGGTGAGTCCACCACCATCTCCACCCCGAACGGCGACATCACCGTCTCCGGCGAGGTCTACAAGAAGTACGTCGCCGCCGGTGGCGCCACCAGCCCGCTCGGCGCGCCGGAGGAAGCCCAGGAGGCAGGCCCCAACGGCGGCCAGTACCAGGACTTCGAGGGCGGCACCATCTACTGGAGCTCGGACTCCGGCGCCCACATCGTCTGGGGTGACATCCGCGAGACGTGGGAGGACGAGGGCGGCGCCAACGGTCCGCTCGGCTACCCGACCTCCGACGAGACGAACACCGCCAACGGCGGCAAGCAGAGCGAGTTCACCGGCGGCACCATCGTCTGGGTCAACGGCGAGACCACGGTGACCAAGAAGTAG
- a CDS encoding PhoH family protein — MTAARSVSAPAMHTASASKKGVRPSRSGRKTFIVDTSVLLSDPWAVTRFGEHQVVLPLVVISELEAKRHHHELGWFAREALRMLDDLRVNHGRLDQPLPIGTDGGTLQVELNHTDPSVLPAGFRSETNDSRILACALNFAAEGAEVVLVSKDIPLRVKASAVGLSADEYHAQDVVTSGWSGMVELDVAGSQIDQLYADSVIDLDEARELPCHTGIRLLGSSSSALGRVTPDKRVQLVREREAFGLHGRSAEQRIALDLLLDESIGIVSMGGRAGTGKSALALTAGLEAVLERRTQRKVVVFRPLYAVGGQELGYLPGSESEKMGPWAQAVFDTLDGLASREVMEEVLSRDMLEVLPLTHIRGRSLHDSFVIVDEAQSLERNVLLTVLSRLGTGSRVVLTHDVAQRDNLRVGRHDGVAAVIEKLKGHPLFAHITLTRSERSPIAALVTEMLEEYGPNA, encoded by the coding sequence GTGACTGCTGCACGCTCCGTTTCCGCCCCCGCGATGCACACGGCCTCGGCCTCGAAGAAGGGGGTCCGCCCCTCGCGTTCCGGTCGCAAGACTTTCATCGTCGACACCTCGGTCCTGCTCTCGGATCCGTGGGCCGTCACCAGGTTCGGCGAACACCAGGTGGTTCTGCCGCTGGTCGTGATCAGTGAATTGGAGGCCAAGCGGCACCACCACGAACTCGGCTGGTTCGCCAGGGAAGCCCTGCGCATGCTCGACGACCTGCGGGTCAACCACGGCAGGCTCGATCAGCCGCTCCCGATCGGCACCGACGGCGGCACTCTTCAGGTGGAGCTCAACCACACCGACCCGTCGGTGCTGCCCGCCGGATTCCGTTCGGAGACCAACGATTCCCGCATCCTGGCCTGCGCGCTGAACTTCGCGGCCGAGGGCGCGGAGGTGGTGCTGGTGTCCAAGGACATCCCGCTGCGGGTCAAGGCGAGCGCGGTCGGCCTGTCCGCCGACGAGTACCACGCCCAGGACGTGGTGACCTCCGGGTGGAGCGGGATGGTCGAACTCGACGTCGCGGGCTCCCAGATCGACCAGCTCTACGCCGATTCGGTGATCGACCTGGACGAGGCGCGGGAACTGCCCTGCCACACCGGGATCCGGCTGCTCGGTAGCAGCTCGAGCGCGCTGGGCCGGGTCACCCCGGACAAGCGGGTGCAGCTGGTGCGCGAGCGGGAGGCCTTCGGCCTGCACGGCCGCTCGGCCGAACAGCGCATCGCGCTCGATCTGCTGCTCGACGAGAGCATCGGCATCGTGTCGATGGGCGGCCGGGCGGGCACCGGTAAGTCGGCGCTCGCGCTGACCGCGGGCCTCGAGGCGGTGCTGGAACGGCGGACACAGCGCAAGGTGGTCGTGTTCCGGCCGCTGTACGCGGTGGGCGGGCAGGAACTGGGCTATCTGCCCGGTTCGGAGAGCGAGAAGATGGGCCCGTGGGCCCAGGCCGTCTTCGACACGCTCGACGGGCTGGCCAGCCGCGAGGTGATGGAGGAGGTGCTCAGCCGCGACATGCTCGAAGTGCTGCCGCTGACCCACATCCGCGGCCGCTCGCTGCACGATTCCTTCGTGATCGTCGACGAGGCGCAGTCGCTCGAACGCAATGTGCTGCTGACGGTGCTGAGCCGGCTCGGCACGGGCTCGCGGGTGGTGCTCACTCACGATGTCGCCCAGCGCGACAATCTGCGGGTCGGCAGGCACGACGGTGTGGCGGCGGTGATCGAAAAGCTCAAGGGACACCCGCTTTTCGCGCACATCACGCTCACCCGGTCCGAGCGTTCGCCGATCGCGGCGCTGGTGACCGAGATGCTCGAGGAGTACGGCCCCAACGCGTAA
- a CDS encoding FAD-dependent monooxygenase — translation MRNQTVLISGASIAGPALAYWLHRYGFAVTVVERAPALRPGGQAVDFKGRTHLTVLERMGILDAVRARRTGTTDLAFVDDDGRELAQLSGDFTGGDIEILRGDLAEILYARTADTVDYVFGDTVTALTDTESGVRVEFERGPSRTFDLVIGADGIHSRVRRLAFGPESDYVHHLGHYYCVAGTSRWADAALPRERARGYAHNTPGKLAVDGGSKAQQMYLFASPTLEYDRDDIDAARRVITTTYADTGWHVPRMLADLAEFDEVYLDSISQVRMDGAYTRGRVALVGDSAYGNTLAGFGTGLAVVGAYVLAGELACAAGDHVAAFDAYERIMRRYAKIAGNSNTGRFLAPKTALGIKARNWFLGSPLFTLMLKYGDKAANDIDLIDYPSLVAATASHP, via the coding sequence ATGCGCAACCAGACCGTTCTCATCTCCGGCGCGAGCATCGCCGGGCCCGCCCTGGCCTACTGGCTGCATCGCTACGGCTTCGCCGTCACCGTCGTCGAGCGGGCGCCCGCGCTGCGCCCCGGCGGCCAGGCCGTCGACTTCAAGGGCCGCACCCACCTCACCGTGCTCGAGCGAATGGGCATCCTCGACGCCGTCCGCGCCCGCCGCACCGGCACCACCGACCTGGCCTTCGTCGACGACGACGGCCGCGAACTGGCGCAGCTGTCCGGCGACTTCACCGGCGGCGACATCGAGATCCTGCGCGGCGACCTGGCCGAGATCCTGTACGCACGGACCGCCGACACCGTCGACTACGTCTTCGGCGACACCGTCACCGCGCTCACCGACACCGAGTCCGGTGTGCGCGTGGAATTCGAGCGCGGGCCGTCACGCACCTTCGACCTGGTCATCGGTGCCGACGGAATCCATTCGCGGGTAAGGCGATTGGCCTTCGGTCCGGAGTCCGACTACGTGCACCACCTCGGTCACTACTACTGCGTGGCAGGCACCAGCCGCTGGGCCGACGCCGCCCTGCCGCGCGAGCGGGCGCGCGGCTACGCCCACAACACCCCGGGCAAGCTCGCGGTCGACGGCGGGTCCAAGGCACAGCAGATGTACCTGTTCGCCAGTCCCACACTGGAATACGACCGCGACGACATCGACGCCGCGCGCCGCGTCATCACCACGACCTACGCGGACACCGGCTGGCACGTCCCGCGCATGCTCGCCGATCTGGCCGAGTTCGACGAGGTGTACCTCGACTCGATCAGCCAGGTCAGGATGGACGGCGCCTACACCCGTGGACGCGTGGCGCTGGTCGGCGACTCGGCCTACGGCAACACGCTGGCCGGCTTCGGCACCGGACTGGCCGTCGTCGGCGCCTATGTTCTGGCGGGCGAACTCGCATGCGCAGCAGGCGATCACGTGGCCGCGTTCGACGCCTACGAACGGATCATGCGCCGCTACGCCAAGATCGCGGGCAATTCGAACACCGGACGGTTCCTCGCGCCGAAGACCGCGCTCGGCATCAAGGCCCGCAACTGGTTCCTCGGCTCGCCCCTGTTCACGCTCATGCTGAAATACGGCGACAAGGCAGCCAACGACATCGACCTGATCGACTACCCGAGTCTGGTCGCCGCGACGGCATCACACCCTTGA